A window of Blastocatellia bacterium genomic DNA:
AAGATGATGTAGTTACTGGTTTAAAAATGGGAGCAGATGACTATTTGACCAAACCAGTTAACTTTTCAGAGCTAAAAGCTAGAATAGATAGTCATTTAAGACGACAATGGAGAGACTTACAAGCTAGCCCATTGACAGGTCTGCCTGGAAATCGTCAAATTCAACAAATCTTAACCACTAACTTAAAAGCAGGTGTTTCATTTGCAGTTATTTATGCAGATCTAAATAATTTTAAGGCTTACAATGACCGCTATGGTTTTGCTGCTGGGGATGAGATCCTAAATTATACTGCCAGTGTTTTAACTAATGCTGTACAAGAAAAAGGCAATCCTGACACAGACTTTGTAGGCCATATTGGAGGTGATGATTTTATTATTGTCACCTCTCAAGAAAGATGTGAAGCAATTTGTCAACTTTCTATTGAACGCTTTGACCATGAAATTAAAGATTTTTATGATGCTAAAGATTTGGCTCGTGGAGGTATAGAGGCAACTGACCGCCAAGGAAATCAAATACTTGCTCCAATACTTTCCATTGGTTTAGCTGTAGTAATTCACGAGGACAGTCGATTTTCTCACCCTGGACAAATTTCACAGGTTGCAGCAGAAGTTAAAAAATATGTTAAAAAGCATGAAAAAAGTGCTTATTTAATAGATCGCCGTGCTACTAAGCTAGAGGAAATATCTAAATGAGCAATTTGCTGCTACGAGAGATCAAATCTATTGACTACCTCTTAGATTTACCTACGTCACAGAAGTTAATCGCTATAAGTAGCCGGGATTTTGTGCGGGATACTCTAAGAATCTTACTTACAGATTTAAGAAAGGAAATCCTAGATAATCAATTACCTCAAGATAGTAACTTAATAGAAATTATAGAAAGTGAGTTGCCAGTTTATTGGCAGAGTTTAACTAATAACAGCTTAGAGTCCGTAATTAATGCTACAGGTACTTTACTACATACAAATTTAGGTCGTTCTCCTTTAGCAAACGAAGCGTTAGAGGAAATAAACAAAATTGCTAACAGTTATTGTAATTTAGAGTATGACTTGGTGACTGGAAAACGTGGACATCGAGATCAACATTGTGAAGAGTTATTAAAAACTCTACTTGGTTGTGAATCCGCAGTTGTAGTTAATAATAATGCTGCGGCAGTAATGCTAGTTTTAGATGAGCTTGCAAGCGGTGGGGAAGCAATTATTTCTCGTGGAG
This region includes:
- a CDS encoding response regulator, yielding MADKILIVDDNDAVRKMLVTALSKHYNIVEAASGEQALTIAAQGDVRLVLLDIMMPGMDGLETCLRLRRNPHSCHSIIVMLTARDKEDDVVTGLKMGADDYLTKPVNFSELKARIDSHLRRQWRDLQASPLTGLPGNRQIQQILTTNLKAGVSFAVIYADLNNFKAYNDRYGFAAGDEILNYTASVLTNAVQEKGNPDTDFVGHIGGDDFIIVTSQERCEAICQLSIERFDHEIKDFYDAKDLARGGIEATDRQGNQILAPILSIGLAVVIHEDSRFSHPGQISQVAAEVKKYVKKHEKSAYLIDRRATKLEEISK